A stretch of the Pedobacter sp. MC2016-14 genome encodes the following:
- a CDS encoding nucleotide pyrophosphohydrolase — protein sequence MTIKEAQETVDTWINTTGVRYFSELTNTAILMEEVGEVARIMSRKYGEQSFKKSDEAVDLGDEMADVLFVLICLANQTGIDLTEAMEKNLIKKNIRDADRHKNNPKLK from the coding sequence ATGACGATAAAAGAAGCACAGGAAACAGTTGATACCTGGATCAACACTACAGGGGTCCGCTACTTTAGTGAGCTGACCAATACAGCTATTTTAATGGAGGAAGTGGGGGAAGTAGCCCGCATCATGTCCCGCAAATACGGTGAACAATCCTTTAAAAAGAGTGATGAAGCAGTAGACCTCGGCGATGAAATGGCAGACGTACTATTTGTACTCATTTGTCTGGCCAATCAAACTGGCATCGATCTTACCGAAGCCATGGAGAAAAACCTGATCAAGAAAAATATAAGGGATGCCGACAGACATAAGAACAACCCCAAACTGAAATAA
- a CDS encoding SGNH/GDSL hydrolase family protein yields MNSYIVKSILAVAVVAMAASCKPEFDTVAPSKGSADFTRYIALGNSLTSGFADGGLYLEGQQNSFPGMIAEQMKAVGGGSFATPYFSAAQANGTGYAKLTGFTATGSPIITKETGNLAVTGQTTVPGVGAVTLYAKYTGDINNYGVPGVKLVHARYPGYAAVNGLYERLLTGAYGTNNTTYLDFATSKPWTFFSMWLGNNDILGYASAGGDGAANAPTPKSTFTTEYNAVVAKLVSTGAKGVVATIPDVLSTPYFTTVTLATLKAAVPAAPAFYIKTGAGVTRAATANDLFTLTLSSDNVIGGASALGPYGLAPTNPIESKYVLDPEEVAVVKDYVTVYNNTIRTVANANGLALVDAYTILNEYSAGKKVNGVSVSAAYIRGNLFSLDGIHLTPMGYAIVANEFISAINTKYGSSISTVDVSKYRGVKYP; encoded by the coding sequence ATGAACTCATATATAGTTAAAAGTATTCTTGCAGTTGCCGTTGTAGCAATGGCTGCATCCTGCAAACCAGAATTTGATACGGTTGCGCCATCTAAAGGTTCAGCCGATTTTACACGTTACATTGCACTTGGCAATTCACTTACTTCTGGGTTTGCTGATGGCGGATTATATCTTGAAGGGCAGCAAAATTCTTTTCCAGGAATGATTGCCGAGCAAATGAAAGCGGTAGGTGGTGGTAGTTTTGCTACGCCTTACTTTTCTGCTGCACAAGCTAATGGTACTGGCTACGCAAAGTTAACTGGTTTTACTGCCACTGGTTCGCCTATCATTACTAAAGAGACCGGCAACCTTGCGGTAACAGGACAAACAACTGTTCCGGGTGTGGGTGCGGTAACTTTGTACGCTAAATATACTGGAGACATCAATAATTACGGTGTACCGGGAGTAAAACTTGTACATGCAAGATATCCAGGGTATGCTGCTGTTAATGGTTTGTACGAGCGCCTGTTGACTGGTGCTTATGGTACCAACAACACTACATATCTGGATTTTGCGACTTCTAAACCATGGACATTTTTTAGCATGTGGTTAGGTAACAATGATATTTTAGGATATGCTAGTGCTGGTGGTGATGGGGCAGCCAACGCGCCAACGCCTAAATCTACTTTTACAACTGAATATAATGCGGTTGTGGCTAAGCTTGTTTCTACCGGGGCTAAAGGTGTTGTAGCAACTATCCCTGATGTGTTGTCTACTCCGTATTTTACAACAGTAACATTAGCTACGCTGAAAGCCGCGGTACCTGCCGCGCCAGCATTTTATATTAAAACGGGAGCAGGTGTTACCAGAGCCGCAACTGCCAACGATTTATTTACATTAACCCTAAGTTCTGATAATGTAATTGGTGGGGCAAGTGCTTTAGGCCCATACGGTTTAGCGCCTACTAATCCTATTGAAAGTAAATATGTTTTGGATCCTGAAGAAGTTGCTGTAGTTAAAGATTACGTAACTGTTTATAACAATACCATACGTACTGTGGCAAATGCTAACGGTTTGGCTTTAGTAGATGCTTACACTATTTTAAACGAATACAGCGCAGGTAAAAAAGTTAATGGGGTATCGGTAAGTGCAGCTTATATTCGTGGTAACTTATTCTCGTTAGATGGGATACATTTAACGCCTATGGGGTATGCAATTGTAGCTAATGAATTTATTAGTGCCATTAATACAAAATATGGTTCCAGTATTTCTACTGTAGACGTGTCTAAATATAGAGGCGTTAAATATCCGTAA
- a CDS encoding OmpP1/FadL family transporter, translating to MKRILLQLLMAVPAIGFAQSFQVNLQGHKQIAMAGAGTGVALDEAAVFFNPGAVSFLKQNVVQAGVSALSLKTAFRATGSSLTEYNKSHIATPLQAYAVFGSPENRLRFGIGVYTPFGGAMHWDENWSGKYTVTSLDLQAIYIQPTLSLKITDQIGIGGGLVYALGKVDLQQALPLTQSNGQAGSAQLKGDTKDFGWNAGIYINTISGVTIGVTHRSQVTANVKDGDAIFKGPSSLQPSLPTRFTASLPLPATTSIGFGFYPSEKVTIALDANWVHWNKYQELAFDYDNNATIPDTHSARNYHDAGAFRLGFQHQTTSKFALRAGVGYALTPVDDGYVTAEVPDANRLLLSAGLGYQASQKFGVDLSFLYEDVLTRKSTNIESGLSGEYKTKAYIPGISLSYKF from the coding sequence ATGAAAAGGATTCTACTTCAATTACTCATGGCAGTGCCTGCAATAGGTTTTGCCCAATCATTCCAGGTTAATCTTCAGGGTCACAAACAAATTGCCATGGCAGGTGCAGGTACTGGTGTTGCTTTAGATGAAGCAGCAGTTTTTTTTAACCCGGGTGCGGTTTCATTCTTGAAGCAAAATGTGGTACAGGCTGGTGTAAGTGCCTTGTCTTTAAAGACGGCTTTCAGGGCAACAGGTTCTTCGCTAACAGAATACAATAAAAGTCACATTGCTACCCCTTTACAAGCATACGCTGTATTCGGGTCGCCAGAAAATCGTCTTCGTTTTGGTATTGGTGTATACACACCTTTTGGAGGTGCTATGCACTGGGATGAAAACTGGAGCGGAAAGTATACGGTAACGTCATTGGACTTACAGGCTATTTATATTCAACCTACTTTAAGTTTAAAAATTACAGACCAAATTGGTATTGGTGGGGGATTAGTCTATGCGTTGGGTAAGGTAGATTTGCAACAAGCACTGCCCTTAACGCAAAGCAACGGGCAGGCAGGGTCTGCGCAGTTAAAAGGTGATACGAAGGATTTTGGCTGGAATGCGGGTATTTATATCAATACCATTTCGGGCGTTACTATTGGCGTAACTCACCGTTCTCAGGTTACTGCGAATGTAAAAGACGGTGATGCAATTTTTAAAGGCCCATCATCTTTACAGCCATCTCTGCCTACCAGGTTTACAGCCTCTTTACCGCTACCTGCTACTACTTCAATTGGTTTTGGTTTCTACCCTTCAGAAAAAGTGACCATTGCATTAGATGCAAATTGGGTACATTGGAACAAATACCAGGAGCTTGCTTTTGACTACGACAACAATGCTACAATCCCTGATACACATTCGGCACGTAATTATCATGATGCAGGTGCTTTTCGTTTAGGTTTTCAACACCAAACCACATCTAAGTTTGCACTTCGTGCAGGTGTTGGCTACGCACTTACCCCGGTTGATGATGGTTATGTTACTGCAGAGGTTCCTGACGCAAACCGCTTGTTGCTAAGCGCTGGTCTTGGTTACCAGGCCTCGCAGAAATTTGGTGTAGACCTGTCCTTTCTTTACGAAGATGTGCTGACCAGGAAATCTACGAACATAGAATCAGGCTTAAGTGGGGAGTACAAAACTAAGGCTTACATTCCGGGCATTTCCCTTTCTTACAAGTTTTAG
- a CDS encoding NAD(P)H-dependent oxidoreductase, giving the protein MEFQEALNWRYATKKMNGTVVPQQKVEQIVEAARLAPTSSGLQPFRVIVVTDPELKAKIQPIAFGQTQIADCSHLLIFAAWDTYTEERIRGVFANNNHERGLPDETPSDYEIQLTANYTSKTKEENFHHAAKQAYIGFGMAIAQAALLEVDATPMEGFNPAELDSLLGLSERGLRSVTLLPLGYRDPAGDWLVNLKKVRTPSDKFIIEFK; this is encoded by the coding sequence ATGGAATTTCAAGAAGCATTAAACTGGCGCTACGCCACCAAAAAAATGAACGGAACAGTAGTTCCGCAACAAAAAGTTGAGCAGATAGTAGAGGCTGCCCGTTTGGCCCCAACCTCTTCAGGACTACAGCCCTTCAGGGTAATTGTGGTAACGGATCCAGAATTAAAAGCTAAAATCCAACCTATTGCATTTGGCCAAACTCAAATTGCAGATTGTTCTCACCTGCTGATCTTTGCCGCCTGGGATACTTATACAGAAGAAAGAATAAGAGGCGTATTTGCCAATAATAACCACGAACGTGGATTACCAGATGAAACACCATCTGATTACGAGATTCAACTGACGGCAAATTACACTTCAAAAACAAAGGAAGAAAACTTCCACCATGCGGCTAAACAAGCATACATTGGGTTTGGAATGGCTATAGCTCAGGCAGCTCTTTTAGAAGTAGATGCGACACCAATGGAAGGATTTAATCCAGCAGAACTTGACAGCCTTTTGGGCTTAAGTGAAAGAGGCTTGCGTAGTGTTACTTTACTGCCTTTAGGCTACCGTGATCCTGCGGGTGATTGGTTGGTAAACTTGAAAAAAGTACGTACTCCTTCAGATAAATTCATTATTGAATTCAAATAA
- a CDS encoding glycerophosphodiester phosphodiesterase family protein, with protein MIPSKTSSNTKVIAHRGAWKNTGAPENSIEALKHAITMGCAGCEFDVHLSSDDVLFVYHDEEIENLWIEKTTSAELRQIKLSNGEPLPLLEEYLREGLKQQETRLILEIKPSNINNQRSIKAALKVLELVQTLKAEAITDYICFDYLACLEIKKNAPGAHVAYLNGDKNPLELAAAHLDGLDYEFEVLQQNPDWIKMARAENLSINSWTVDDEKVMDWMIAENIDFITTNEPEKLLQKLKYKDH; from the coding sequence ATGATTCCATCTAAAACCAGCAGTAACACAAAAGTAATTGCACATAGGGGTGCATGGAAAAATACCGGAGCACCAGAAAACTCCATTGAAGCCTTAAAACACGCAATCACAATGGGTTGTGCCGGCTGCGAGTTTGATGTCCACCTCTCTTCAGATGATGTTCTCTTCGTCTACCACGATGAAGAAATTGAAAATTTATGGATAGAAAAAACCACATCTGCCGAACTTCGACAAATAAAACTCAGCAATGGGGAACCTCTTCCCCTACTTGAAGAATATTTAAGAGAAGGACTAAAGCAACAAGAAACACGGCTGATCCTGGAAATTAAGCCTTCTAATATAAACAACCAGCGCAGTATAAAGGCAGCACTTAAAGTACTTGAACTTGTACAGACGTTAAAAGCAGAAGCCATTACAGATTACATTTGCTTTGATTACCTTGCCTGTCTGGAAATCAAAAAGAACGCACCAGGCGCCCATGTAGCTTATTTAAATGGCGATAAGAATCCCTTAGAACTTGCCGCCGCCCACTTAGACGGTTTAGACTATGAGTTTGAAGTTCTCCAGCAAAACCCGGACTGGATTAAGATGGCGAGGGCAGAAAACCTCAGCATCAATTCCTGGACTGTAGATGATGAAAAGGTAATGGATTGGATGATTGCTGAAAATATCGATTTTATTACCACCAATGAGCCCGAGAAGCTGCTTCAAAAACTAAAGTACAAAGACCACTAA
- a CDS encoding lipopolysaccharide assembly protein LapB has product MRLVALMILLLSSLLVCAQRPQPRPDSLKIKALFFAGLREKMNENYEKANDTFLEIVALDSSYAAVYYEIALVNYRQNKLLASEVAIKKAVALDAVNLWYQRLLAEINRRKVPWGTPRSFP; this is encoded by the coding sequence ATGAGATTAGTCGCTTTAATGATATTGTTGCTTAGTAGCTTGCTGGTGTGCGCGCAACGCCCACAACCCCGGCCTGACAGCCTTAAAATTAAAGCGCTTTTTTTTGCCGGGCTCCGGGAAAAAATGAATGAAAACTACGAGAAGGCGAACGATACTTTCTTGGAAATAGTTGCACTGGACTCTTCGTATGCTGCGGTGTATTACGAGATTGCATTGGTAAATTACCGCCAAAATAAGCTGCTAGCATCAGAAGTAGCCATTAAAAAAGCCGTCGCTCTGGATGCGGTTAACTTGTGGTATCAAAGATTGCTTGCGGAAATTAACAGGCGTAAAGTGCCATGGGGAACGCCAAGGTCTTTTCCTTAG
- the dut gene encoding dUTP diphosphatase, whose translation MKINIINHSGHALPQYETAHAAGMDLRAFTAEEIILKPLQRLLVPTGLHIELPVGYEAQIRPRSGLAYKHGISIVNSPGTIDADYRGEIKVLLVNLSDTDFVINNGDRIAQMVIAKHETISWESVEQLSDTARGEGGYGHTGK comes from the coding sequence ATGAAAATAAATATCATTAACCATTCTGGTCATGCACTACCTCAATATGAAACTGCACATGCAGCGGGAATGGATTTGCGTGCTTTTACGGCAGAAGAAATTATCTTAAAGCCTTTACAAAGACTCCTGGTGCCTACTGGTTTGCATATAGAACTTCCAGTTGGTTATGAAGCGCAAATCCGCCCACGTAGCGGCCTGGCCTATAAACATGGAATTAGTATTGTAAATTCTCCGGGCACTATAGATGCTGATTACCGTGGAGAGATTAAAGTATTGCTGGTCAATCTTTCTGATACTGATTTTGTGATTAATAACGGTGACCGGATTGCGCAAATGGTGATTGCCAAACATGAAACCATAAGCTGGGAAAGTGTGGAGCAACTTAGCGATACAGCACGAGGTGAAGGTGGATACGGACATACCGGGAAATAG
- a CDS encoding polysaccharide biosynthesis C-terminal domain-containing protein has protein sequence MSVLKKFLGQTAIYGLSTVLSRLFNFILTPLFTRVYPSSVYGIFNKMYAWSSLINAILAFGMESTYFRYLSKFEDKKREVYNNSFLCIALISSLFLLTGLVFANSIAGYLARDVAQLDDYRNYVRFFVWILFVDAICVIPFAKLRADEKAMRYSLVKFMNIGCFVGFNLVFILVIPAVIKHNWALADWLNSWYRNTWVGYVFISNLIASVVTLLLLLPELLKIELKFDKELFSKMFSYSWPILVANLSFIVNENLDKIVLGQLLPEQVADTAVGVYGAVCKIAIFMSIFITAFRLGAEPFFFSHAKNANAKQTYAVILQYFVVALAVLFVALIANIELLKYFISRDKAHVAEYWVGLPAVPYLLFGYVCLGIYMNLSIWYRLSDQTRYGLYISLVGAAITVVLNFVLIPRYSYMGSAWVSMLAYFVMMVISYVLGQKYYPIPYNLKRILAYLSVSAVLVILSFWVFHRNIYIGNLMLIAFVGGIAYFEKDQLKTLLFKK, from the coding sequence ATGTCTGTTTTAAAAAAGTTTCTCGGCCAAACCGCTATTTACGGGTTAAGCACCGTACTATCAAGGTTGTTTAACTTTATCCTTACACCGCTTTTTACACGGGTATACCCTTCTTCCGTATACGGTATATTTAATAAAATGTATGCCTGGTCATCTTTAATTAATGCCATTCTTGCTTTTGGAATGGAAAGCACATATTTCAGGTATTTAAGTAAGTTTGAAGATAAAAAGAGAGAGGTTTACAACAACTCATTTTTGTGCATCGCGCTGATTTCTTCTTTGTTTCTATTGACCGGGCTGGTGTTTGCCAATTCAATTGCTGGTTATCTGGCCCGGGATGTGGCCCAGTTGGATGACTACAGGAACTACGTACGCTTTTTTGTCTGGATTTTATTTGTAGATGCCATCTGTGTGATCCCCTTTGCTAAGCTTAGGGCTGATGAAAAAGCCATGCGTTACAGTCTGGTTAAGTTTATGAATATCGGTTGCTTTGTTGGTTTTAATTTGGTTTTTATCCTGGTTATTCCGGCGGTAATTAAACACAACTGGGCGTTGGCAGACTGGCTTAATTCCTGGTATAGAAATACCTGGGTGGGTTATGTGTTTATTTCTAATTTAATAGCCAGTGTGGTGACCTTGCTGCTTTTACTGCCAGAATTATTAAAGATTGAATTGAAGTTTGATAAGGAGCTTTTCTCCAAAATGTTTTCCTATTCATGGCCAATACTGGTTGCCAATTTATCTTTTATTGTCAATGAAAATCTGGATAAGATTGTATTGGGGCAACTGTTGCCAGAGCAAGTGGCGGATACTGCGGTAGGGGTTTATGGTGCGGTATGTAAAATAGCCATTTTTATGAGCATTTTTATTACGGCGTTTAGGTTGGGGGCAGAGCCCTTCTTTTTTAGTCATGCCAAAAATGCCAACGCCAAACAAACCTATGCGGTAATTTTGCAGTATTTTGTTGTGGCACTTGCAGTGCTGTTTGTAGCACTTATAGCCAATATAGAATTGCTAAAGTATTTTATTAGTCGTGATAAAGCACATGTTGCAGAATATTGGGTTGGTTTGCCAGCTGTGCCCTATTTGTTGTTTGGGTATGTTTGCCTGGGTATTTACATGAACCTTTCTATTTGGTACCGCCTTTCAGATCAAACCCGCTACGGCTTATATATTTCTCTTGTAGGCGCGGCAATTACAGTGGTGCTTAATTTTGTGCTTATTCCCAGGTACAGTTACATGGGCTCTGCGTGGGTTTCTATGCTTGCGTATTTTGTAATGATGGTGATTTCTTACGTGCTTGGACAGAAATACTATCCCATTCCTTACAATCTGAAAAGAATTTTAGCTTACTTATCGGTATCGGCTGTATTGGTGATTTTGTCATTTTGGGTGTTCCATAGAAATATTTACATTGGAAACCTGATGCTGATAGCCTTTGTAGGTGGTATTGCATACTTTGAGAAAGATCAATTGAAAACTTTATTATTTAAGAAATGA
- a CDS encoding acylphosphatase, with amino-acid sequence MTAAGDKPKVHVTITLTGKVQGVGFRETTKYIADHIGIKGFVKNLPNGDVYMEAEAEEWQLDAFIDWCNEGPDRAKVATCAAVTSELLKNFTDFVIKK; translated from the coding sequence ATGACAGCAGCAGGCGATAAACCGAAAGTACATGTTACCATTACCCTTACAGGCAAAGTGCAGGGGGTGGGTTTTAGAGAGACGACTAAATATATTGCCGACCATATTGGCATTAAGGGATTTGTTAAGAATTTGCCTAACGGGGATGTTTACATGGAAGCTGAAGCTGAAGAGTGGCAGTTGGATGCATTTATAGACTGGTGTAATGAAGGACCGGATAGGGCCAAGGTTGCAACCTGTGCCGCTGTTACCAGCGAATTGCTTAAAAACTTCACTGATTTTGTGATTAAGAAATAG
- a CDS encoding amidohydrolase family protein codes for MKFISAPMVYPVNQPALPFGVLKVTNDGTIKEVLTSEEALKRKIKNIVLYDGVLVPGMVNTHCHIELSHLKNAIPEKTGLVGFITAVMTLPKATEDRKIEAMFAAEREMYENGIVAVGDISNLVISYILKERSKLLYYHTFIEVLGLNPDAAKTLFENYKAYQPYFKSSKTSLTPHAAYSVSKELFELIEEYADQRGDILSMHNQESEDENAYFENRASAFSQFYERMGINPETRKMQGKSSLKTVLPWLSPFQKTLLVHNTFTSAADVAFAVARHPSLYWCLCPNANLYIEDRLPDVEMLRDAGLRITLGTDSLASNHQLSILEEMKTLQEHKAIGFDDLLKWATINGAEFLGIEGRYGSFEVGKRPGINLVEHMADGIITDKVTIKKLF; via the coding sequence ATGAAATTTATATCTGCACCAATGGTTTACCCTGTAAACCAGCCAGCGCTTCCATTTGGCGTTCTAAAAGTGACCAATGATGGCACTATTAAAGAAGTTTTAACTTCTGAGGAAGCGTTAAAAAGGAAAATCAAAAATATAGTTCTTTATGATGGCGTGCTGGTGCCGGGCATGGTAAATACGCATTGTCATATAGAACTGTCGCACCTTAAGAATGCTATACCAGAGAAAACAGGTCTGGTGGGCTTTATCACAGCGGTAATGACCTTGCCCAAGGCTACGGAGGACAGAAAGATTGAGGCCATGTTTGCTGCAGAACGCGAAATGTATGAAAATGGCATTGTGGCCGTTGGTGACATTTCTAACCTGGTGATCTCTTATATTTTGAAAGAGCGCAGCAAGTTGCTGTATTACCACACTTTTATTGAAGTACTGGGTCTTAATCCCGATGCTGCAAAAACACTTTTTGAGAACTATAAAGCTTATCAGCCATATTTTAAGTCTTCAAAAACAAGTTTAACACCCCATGCTGCTTATTCTGTATCGAAGGAGTTGTTTGAATTGATTGAAGAGTACGCCGATCAGCGGGGCGATATTTTGTCTATGCACAATCAGGAATCTGAAGATGAGAATGCTTATTTTGAAAATAGAGCCTCCGCTTTCTCACAGTTTTATGAAAGGATGGGGATTAATCCTGAAACGCGCAAAATGCAGGGAAAAAGCTCGTTGAAGACTGTGTTGCCTTGGTTGTCACCTTTTCAGAAAACATTGTTGGTTCACAATACCTTTACTTCAGCGGCAGATGTGGCATTTGCGGTAGCCAGACATCCATCGCTGTACTGGTGTCTTTGTCCAAATGCAAATCTCTATATTGAAGATCGTTTGCCTGATGTTGAGATGCTGCGGGATGCAGGCTTGCGCATTACCCTGGGAACGGATAGTCTGGCAAGTAATCACCAGTTGAGTATTTTGGAAGAAATGAAGACTTTGCAGGAACATAAGGCGATTGGTTTTGACGATTTATTGAAGTGGGCCACCATAAATGGCGCAGAATTTCTGGGTATTGAGGGACGTTACGGGAGCTTTGAGGTTGGGAAAAGGCCCGGAATAAATCTTGTAGAACATATGGCAGATGGGATTATAACGGATAAGGTCACAATTAAAAAACTATTTTAA
- a CDS encoding cupin domain-containing protein — protein MDWKELIFSGLLELYALGDATAEQCIMIEEVMAVHNEVRIELNEIELALENYALGHSIEPDPIAKPFLLATLDYMDRMKAGEAFSVAPELQATARAEDYRQWLEREDMVMPVEIDNIYAKIISHSPSLLSAIVWIKEMAPQEVHDHEFEKFLILEGSCDIYVENDVFPLLPGDYFAIPLHKKHHVMVTSNIPCKVILQRVAA, from the coding sequence ATGGATTGGAAAGAATTGATCTTTTCTGGGTTACTTGAATTGTATGCGCTCGGCGATGCGACTGCTGAGCAATGCATAATGATTGAAGAAGTCATGGCTGTACATAACGAGGTGCGTATTGAACTCAATGAAATTGAGCTTGCTTTGGAAAATTATGCCCTCGGCCATAGCATAGAACCAGATCCCATCGCTAAACCTTTTTTGCTGGCCACGTTGGATTACATGGACAGGATGAAGGCAGGCGAAGCGTTTTCAGTTGCGCCGGAGTTGCAGGCGACTGCGAGAGCAGAAGATTACAGGCAGTGGTTAGAAAGGGAAGATATGGTTATGCCTGTTGAGATTGATAATATCTATGCTAAAATCATCAGCCATAGCCCATCCTTACTTTCGGCAATTGTTTGGATTAAGGAAATGGCCCCTCAGGAAGTACATGATCATGAGTTTGAAAAATTTCTTATCCTGGAAGGTAGTTGTGATATTTATGTCGAAAATGATGTCTTTCCATTGCTTCCGGGCGATTATTTTGCCATACCTTTGCATAAAAAACACCATGTTATGGTTACCTCAAACATCCCCTGCAAGGTTATTTTACAACGGGTTGCCGCTTAA
- the rluF gene encoding 23S rRNA pseudouridine(2604) synthase RluF — MSDSTTRLNKYISESGLCSRRAADRYIEQGSVLINGRKAKVGDKVFFGDLVSVNGQTIEPKEVENSIIIAFNKPSGITSTTEAGVKSNIVDYVNHSERVFPIGRLDKDSQGLIFLTNNGDLVNKILRAGNNHEKEYVVTVNKPITEQFITGMSKGVPVLGVMTKKCKVAKESTFVFKITLIQGLNRQIRRMCEHFGFEVTKLERTRIMNVNLKGIPVGEWRELTAEEQEDIFKRIANSSSEAVAPAKRVNKKAKGLSEEEELLTNVTPKRSSARPGKKPVKNISVSRAERPAGGKGKSAPKSAGSSRNAATPGNDWNKSGGPSRRAVKPSKGRSGVPAAKTKSPKR; from the coding sequence ATGTCTGATTCGACTACAAGATTAAATAAATACATTAGTGAAAGCGGTTTGTGCTCCAGAAGAGCCGCAGACAGATATATTGAGCAGGGAAGTGTATTGATCAACGGAAGAAAAGCAAAAGTAGGCGACAAAGTTTTTTTTGGAGATCTTGTTTCCGTAAATGGACAAACTATAGAACCTAAGGAAGTTGAAAATTCAATCATCATTGCTTTTAACAAACCTTCCGGAATTACCAGTACCACTGAAGCTGGTGTAAAAAGTAACATTGTAGATTATGTAAACCATAGCGAAAGGGTATTCCCGATCGGCCGTCTTGACAAAGATTCTCAAGGACTTATTTTCCTCACCAACAACGGAGACCTGGTTAATAAAATACTTCGTGCCGGTAATAACCACGAAAAAGAATATGTAGTTACGGTAAATAAGCCCATAACAGAGCAGTTTATCACCGGCATGAGCAAGGGTGTACCTGTACTGGGCGTAATGACCAAAAAATGCAAAGTAGCTAAAGAAAGTACATTTGTTTTTAAAATCACACTAATCCAGGGCTTAAACAGGCAAATCAGAAGGATGTGTGAGCATTTTGGCTTTGAAGTAACCAAGCTGGAGCGTACCCGTATCATGAATGTAAACCTAAAGGGCATTCCTGTTGGCGAATGGAGAGAACTAACTGCCGAAGAGCAGGAAGACATCTTTAAAAGAATTGCGAACTCCAGCTCAGAAGCTGTTGCCCCAGCCAAACGTGTCAATAAAAAAGCAAAGGGCCTTTCCGAAGAAGAAGAACTGCTCACTAATGTCACCCCCAAACGTTCCTCTGCCCGTCCTGGTAAAAAACCAGTAAAAAACATATCTGTAAGCAGGGCAGAACGGCCGGCTGGTGGTAAAGGAAAATCTGCGCCCAAATCTGCAGGTTCTTCTAGAAACGCAGCTACGCCTGGTAACGACTGGAACAAAAGTGGTGGACCAAGCAGAAGGGCTGTAAAACCCAGCAAGGGAAGATCAGGTGTACCTGCAGCAAAAACAAAAAGCCCTAAGCGCTAA